From Actinosynnema mirum DSM 43827, a single genomic window includes:
- a CDS encoding DUF6875 domain-containing protein, whose product MAADLAAALEWVEQFVMKPHGQLGRDGAVCPFVQASMKADTFLLESWTVEPDATVDDLVASVNLLADTFEAREWASRNQMLHTLVVVLDGLAPERFHLLDDAHARAKSGLVKRGLMFAQFYPECDERAVRNPALQVARSPVPMLAIRRMAQHDVLFLDSAAEWFAAYADRFADRYQQNAVRDPALKKAFAGAQERWGDRS is encoded by the coding sequence GTGGCCGCCGATCTGGCGGCAGCGCTCGAGTGGGTCGAACAGTTCGTGATGAAGCCCCACGGGCAACTGGGCCGGGACGGCGCGGTGTGCCCGTTCGTCCAAGCCTCGATGAAGGCCGACACGTTCCTGCTCGAGAGCTGGACGGTGGAACCGGACGCGACAGTGGACGACCTCGTCGCATCGGTGAACCTGCTGGCCGACACCTTCGAGGCGCGCGAGTGGGCGAGCCGCAACCAGATGCTCCACACCCTGGTCGTGGTTCTCGACGGTCTCGCTCCGGAGCGCTTCCACCTGCTCGACGACGCGCACGCGCGGGCCAAGTCCGGCTTGGTGAAGCGCGGGCTGATGTTCGCCCAGTTCTATCCCGAGTGCGACGAACGGGCCGTGCGCAATCCTGCTCTTCAGGTGGCCCGGTCACCGGTGCCCATGCTGGCGATTCGCCGCATGGCCCAGCACGACGTGCTGTTCCTCGACTCCGCCGCCGAGTGGTTCGCCGCCTATGCGGATCGGTTCGCCGACCGGTATCAGCAGAACGCCGTACGGGATCCCGCGCTCAAGAAGGCGTTCGCGGGAGCGCAAGAGCGGTGGGGAGATCGATCATGA
- a CDS encoding tryptophan 2,3-dioxygenase → MTAPGRNGSAQASPGTGDAEHDVRVMAPDGCPITDVTGTSTPYIDYQSIDVLLSLQRPRSDTPAELTFYVIGQVKELLFKLIHEELERTRALIDGDSVAEAAANLRRVRRVVELLNETWNVLSTLTPNEFNGFRDVLGKASGLQSYMYRMVEYALGNKVAALAQPHRQVPHVHAQVQRALREPSVYDAALRLLARRGAALPESVLDRDFSRPYEPNGAVERAWADVYRGNAATDPLPQLAEALMDVAEGFSRWRSLHLLTVERVIGFKPGTGGTEGAGWLRRVAEHRFFPELWTCRGLL, encoded by the coding sequence ATGACCGCCCCCGGCCGGAACGGCAGTGCCCAGGCGAGTCCGGGCACCGGAGACGCCGAGCACGACGTCCGCGTGATGGCGCCGGACGGCTGCCCGATCACGGACGTCACCGGCACGAGCACTCCGTACATCGACTACCAGAGCATCGACGTGCTCCTCTCGCTGCAGCGCCCGCGGTCCGACACCCCCGCCGAGCTGACCTTCTACGTCATAGGTCAGGTCAAGGAGCTGTTGTTCAAGCTGATCCACGAGGAGCTCGAGCGGACCCGCGCGCTGATCGACGGGGACTCGGTCGCCGAGGCCGCGGCGAACCTGCGGCGGGTGCGGCGGGTCGTCGAACTGCTCAACGAGACCTGGAACGTGCTCTCGACGCTCACGCCGAACGAGTTCAACGGTTTCCGCGACGTCCTGGGGAAGGCGTCCGGGCTCCAGTCCTACATGTATCGGATGGTCGAGTACGCGCTGGGGAACAAGGTGGCCGCGCTGGCCCAGCCGCACCGGCAGGTGCCGCACGTGCACGCACAGGTTCAGCGGGCTCTGCGCGAACCCAGCGTCTACGACGCCGCGCTCCGGTTGCTCGCTCGCCGCGGAGCGGCGCTGCCCGAGTCTGTTCTGGATCGGGACTTCTCCCGGCCGTACGAGCCGAACGGCGCCGTGGAACGAGCGTGGGCCGACGTCTACCGCGGCAACGCGGCCACCGATCCGCTGCCCCAGCTCGCCGAGGCATTGATGGACGTGGCCGAGGGGTTCTCCCGCTGGCGCTCGCTCCACCTGCTCACCGTCGAGCGGGTGATCGGCTTCAAACCTGGCACCGGCGGCACCGAAGGCGCCGGGTGGTTGCGTCGTGTCGCCGAACACCGGTTCTTCCCGGAACTCTGGACCTGCAGGGGGCTCCTGTGA